DNA from Centroberyx gerrardi isolate f3 chromosome 20, fCenGer3.hap1.cur.20231027, whole genome shotgun sequence:
GAGTGTCCCAAGAGCAACCAGACCTGTCTGGACAGCAAGGGGGTGAGTGGAGCAGGCCACACCGAAAGTCATTATGTCTTAAATGTCTTTATGTCTCCAATCGATGCCTGACTGTGTCTCTGTATCTGCACAAGGGCATCTGCAACGGACGAGGTCAGTGCATGTGTGGCCGCTGTGAGTGTCAGGACTCCGGTATGGGGCTCACTGCCACCTGCGAGGCCAATTTCCAGGTGTGTGTATacctgcgtgtgtatgtatgtgtgtgtgtttatgccgTGATGATGCCTCtgggtgtgtatctgtgtacaTTCTAAACCTCAAGATGATTTAtagttgtgtgtttgcatgacaACTCGGCTTGGTTAGAGTTCCTCCATGGTCCTGATTGACCCTCTCTtgatccgtgtgtgtgtgtgtgtgtgtgtgtgtgtgtgtgtgtttgtgtgtgtgtctgttccagGCCCAGATAGGCATATGCGAGGCCAAGAGGAGCTGTGTCCAGTGTCAGGCCTGGAAGacgggagagaggaaggagaaagaaaagtgcGATGAGTGCACCTTCAAAATCGTCGAGGTGGACGAACTGAAAGAATGTAAGCACAGACAGGAGGGGGAACATGAGCGGAGAGACTCTTAGatgctccacacacacctcatcctCCGTTAGAATAGGCGGTGATGACAAACCTAGACGTACTTTGGGCTTTAATGACACTTATACGATAAACGCTTGTGCCATAATGCCTAAAAACACTTGTTAAtatctgttctgtgtgtgtgtttgcagcggACAAGGTGATTGACTCATGCAGTTTccgtgatgaggatgatgactGCACATACTACTACACTGTCGACTACCCTGAAGACCCAACCGCCAAGGAACTGGAGGTTCAGGTGCTCAAGAAGAAAGGTGAGCAGCAAcacatgttttattttccatgcaCCGTATGTACGGTATATTCTCATGAAAATAGCTATATTCTTTGAAATAGCTGGTGCTAGTGTCGTAACAGTAGTGTTTTGGTGGTCCGTCCCTTTAGACTGTCCCCCCGGTGGCTTCCTGTGGCTGATCCCGCTCATCATGTTCCTCATGTTGCTGCTGGGtctcctgctgctctgctgctggaaATACTGCGCCTGCtgcaaggtacacacacacacacacacacacacacacacacacgggatggaacgatatatcgaaattcaatatatcgcaatacaaaaatgtgacgatacgtattgtgggacagaaaaatgaaacgcgatattagctccattttattctgctgtaatctCTCCATCTAAATGATTCTATTTGCACTCTGTAATGACATTCTTTAATTGTTGTCTAATTGTATTAATTCTGACTTTGCTGTCATTGCACTTTTATtgattacatcgtatcatggttttATCAAATTGTGAACCCCGTATCGCGTATTGAATTGTATCGtaagataagcatatcgtcccatccatagcacacacacacacatacaaatgattGATATTTTTATGTCATGATGGAAGTAATGACTTCTGTCATTCTTGTCACAGGCCTGCCTTGCCCTGCTGCCTTGCTGTGGGAGAGGTAAGACATGCCACACTCAATATGAACGTCCATATATATTCCTAGAGTGTTACATTGACGCACCAAGCCCATATAGCACATCcaatgaataaaatgtaggGGGTTTGTTGCATAAGTGTTGCATTCACACTCCtacaaaacatttgaaatcctccacccctccatctaGCCCTGTGTTAACTGATAAGCATGATTCATCCAATGTTATATTGTCTTTAGGACGCATGGTTGGCTTCAAGGAGGACGAGTACCTGCTCCGCCAGTCCCTGCTTACCTCGGACCACCTGGACACGCCCATGGTGAGGACGGGCCCACCCAAAGGCACCGACGTGGTTCGCTGGAAGGTCACCGACAACGTGCACCGAGGACCCAATCACCCCCAGGCTCAGATCCAGCCCAACCCCAAAGAGACCAGTGAGTGATACAGATATTTGAATTCCAGTTCTCCCATTAGTAATTATTAGAGGAGTTTGAATGATGAACTCTAacctctctgtttcctttacTTCTTGTGTTCATTTATTCCAGTCCAGTTCCCCGTCTCCCTCCGTCTGAACAGGCAGTTCTCAGAGAACCTGACCCGCCCTGAATCCAGAGACACCGAAATACTCCGCAAAGAAGTGTCCGATAAcgtgagtgtgtctgtgatggtggttgggtgggtgggtggaagAGGGTGGTAGGTCGGTTTTTAATGCTCTGCTACTTCAAAACTGATGACAGTATCACTgaatattgtgtttgtgttcttcTATCCAGCTAAATGAGGTGTACAAGCAGATTCCCGGGGCCCAGAAAGTTCAGAAGACCGCATTCAGGTGAGAAGTTACATGCGAGTTACATATGTATGACCCTCTATAGACTTCTTCATGTGGATATGAGCacatattttgcacatcctgcacAGATGCTGTAATTTCCATATATTGTAGTTCttcatatttatatatttatataaaccCCATTTGCTcaattgttgtttatattctattttttgctgtatcctattggTATTTGCAGCTGCAACAGCCTAATTTGCCCACACGCATAATTTAAGTTTCACCTtctctcatcttatcttattgaAGTTATTGCAGAATTCTCATTCACTAATCAACACAAGAATAGGAATGAAATGTCCATTCTTTCTCTCATCcaaaatcatgtttttgtttttgcagaatGCAAAGAAATGCCGGCAAAAGGTAACATTCTGATTAATGCAACACTAAGACAGCAACGTTTATTGTCCTTCTCTGGTCCCCTAAAGTTACAGGTCTTCCTCTTATCTGCTCCCCAGGCAGGACCACACCATTGTGGACACCGTCCTGTCCGCTCCTCGCTCCAGCTACCCTGATATTGTCAAGCTGACTGAGAAAAATGTCCAGTCCGGAAACTTCCAAGACCTCAAAGTGGTGCCGGGCTACTACACTGTGGCCacagacagaggtgtgtgtgtgtgtgtgtgtgtgtggctgtatgttTGTGGGTGTATATTAGAGAGGTTCATTTTCTCATAGTCAACTATCCAGTTTAAATGACACCAGATGCTCTCTAGCGGCTGGTCTACAGCTCTCACTCAGCTGTTTGAGATCTACATAGttccactctttctttctttttggacccatccctagtgtgtgtgtagtctgaTATATGTCCGCTCCCTCTCTGCAGAGGCTGCGGGGGCGGTGGAGTTCCAGGAAGGCGTGGAGTCGGTGGACGTCCACGTGCCGCTCTTCGTCAAGGACGAAGACGACGACAAGAAGCAGCTGCAGGTGGAGGCCGTGGACGTGCCGCTGGGCATCGCTGAGATTGGAAAACGCTTTGTCAACATCACCATCATCAAAGAGCATGGTGAGAAATCTCAGCTTTCATGTGGAGATGTGTGGTATGTGTGATATCTGCTATGGATGGCTCTCATGgattctctccttcctcctccccagccACAAGCGTGTTCTCCTTCCTCCAGCCGGCCTACACCTACAGCAGGCAGGACGGGGTGGCCAACATCCCCATTGGCAGAGAGATCATAGAGGACGGACGCACACAGGTCACCTACCGCACACGGGACCTCACGGCTAAGGACAAGAAGGTGAGCTACAAtccacatgtacaaacacagcaCTTTAACTCCCTCACACATGTGTACTTAGAGTGCGACCACACCTacggtttgttttctttggtccaaaccataatggaaaagtttactttgttgcaatTTTGGTTTGTTTCGGTTTACAATGCCCAATTAGAAGCGAACCAGGTCTTGTAAACAAAAGCCACATGGACtccctgtaactttaactaAACATGATGGGCTCGTCTGTGGTCTTTGCCgtaatttcccttctctggtgttcataccagttaagaacacatgaagaaatagctgaatatgagcatcagtccagactgtggtttgccctcggttcattttgttaggCGAGGCTGCCCAagcatctgtctccttatacccataaaaccttgcgttTTAGGGTCGTTTTCTGtagttctcactcctaatgaactgcaccacagttctcttggagCAGGACTGAGACCTGCATTTTGGTTATTTGGTGGAGTTCAAATGGCTTTGTTCTAACATACTCAAATGAagcaaactaaaggagtaaatgctccagagtttgaataaaccgctccaaataTGCCTGGTGTGAACAATCCTTTAGAGGCTAGTTTGCCTTGTTTTTACCTAGTTGGTAAAATACAGGTCAGCAGCAATCCAAGGCGCTGATCCAACCCTAATCTGGCTCGTTGTGTTATAGGACTACGTGACTGTGGAAGGAGACCTGACTTACGGTCCCGGTGAGACCCAGAAGACAGTGCCTGTTCGTCTGCTGGAGCTGGGGGAGAAAGATGGCCTCCTGGAGGACAAGCAGGTCAAGCAGTTCGTCATGGACCTCAGTAACCCACGGCAGGGTGCCACACTGGGACGCTACCCCAGAACTACTGTCACCATCACAGACCAGCCAGGTGAAAGGATGCAAGAGGGCTTACACCGATGTGTTTTAGATCCATGCGTCCAGCCAGAGCAATGATCGCTAAggttccctctctttctctggatcatctttctttctccagaGCCCAGTGTGATGATGTTCAAGAAGGCCACGCAGAACTTCACCACGTCCGACCCGACCTACACCATCCCCGTGGTCCGCACTCGCAACAAGGACGTCCCGGCCACGGTGAAGTGGCGCACCAAGAAGGCCCAGCGCTTCGAGCTCTCCGGTCCTCTGAAGTTCGCTCCCGGAGAGTCGGAGAAGAACATCGTGATCGACCCGCGGACCCACCCCGGACCCGTCCAGCCGGAGACCTTCCAGCTGGAGCTGTTTGACCCAAGTAGCAACGCTGCGGTCGGGGAGAGGAAGACCACCCTGGTCAATGTCACCGATGGAGGtaagagaggatggagagactATGGTGTGTCATAAAAGCAGAAACATAGATTTAAAGACAACGTCAAATGCCGTTTCTAGAATGTCTAGAGTTGTGAAGTTAGACAATTTGATAtgatgggagagagggtgatgataatattattggttggaatttttatgtatgcCCACTGGCAATGTGATGCAGCAGCCACTGAAGATATGTcgaaaatgaatggggttttgatgtaaaaatgtgaaaaaatgaactttttGTGTAAATATTGCTGTACAACTATATTTCTAAATGTCATACACCCAGTTTTCTCACAATTTTATTTTCTAATGATGTATCTGGCAAACGTTTTTTCTCAATCATTATTACCAcccccgccaccaccaccacctccaccacctcctgcAGGTCCCAAGTCTCCAGAGACGGCCCAGATGCAGCAGATGGGTATGGGCTTCATCAACCAGAAAGCCACCTCCCCCGGGGGTCATCTCTTCTCCCCAGCTAACCCTAAGGCCACCGCCACCGGCCCCAGAAACATCCGCCTCAACTGGGACCCACCCTCTGGGAACCCCATGGGGTACAAGGTGTGTTCATGTAAATTCAAGACAGGGTTTGTTCAACATCAGTTCGAGCGATTCAACGTGTTATTTGAAATAGGCCTTGTCTTTGCTCACATATCTTCTGTCTGCTTGTGCCTCCTAGGTGAAGTACTGGATCTATGGTGACCCAGAGAAAGATGCCCAGGTCGTAGATGTGAAGACCCCTCAGGCTGAACTGACCAACCTGTACCCCTATTGTGATTATGAGATGCGCGTCTGTGCCTACAACGCTGTGGGAGATGGCTATGACTCCGACATCATCCCCTGTCAGACTCTGGAAGATGGTAATTATTGTGGATTCAGTTCACTTAGATGTCTGCGGGTCACACAAGGCAGTCCAAGTCAGAAGTGTATGCACTTAATGATCCCATAGAGAAAACAGGTTTGACTTAACCCCGTCTTCTGTCCTCCTCCAGTGCCCGGGGAGCCTGGTCGCCTGGCCTTCAACGTCATCAGCCCAACCGTCACTCAGATCAGCTGGGCGGAGCCTGCGGAGACCAATGGCAGCATCACAGCCTACGAGGTCATCTACACACCCATCGATGATGACATGAGTAAGTGACTGAGTTatatatgaatgaatgttaCGCAGCTGTGTACTGAAATAATTTTCTTTCACATCATCTCATTCCTCTTAATCATCACTCTGTAGGCATCATCAATTTCAGAAGCCGTGTCGAGTTTCAAGTTATTATGGTCTTCTGTTGCATCATGTAATCTGCATTACATCCTAACTCGGCCCCTTggtgtctctcctccctgcacaGAACCCGTGGGAGCAGCTAAGAAAGTGAAGATCGACAACCCCAAGAAGCGAATGCTGCTGATCGAGAACCTGCAGAGCGCCCAGACCTACCAGTACAAGGTCCGGGCCAAGAACAGCGTGGGCTGGGGCCCCTTCAGAGATGCCACCATCAACCTGGCCTCACAGCCTGCCAGGCCTCTGTCTAGTAAGTGTGGGGGCAAACATCCAGTGGATTTGTTGAgtacccagcaaacatttacatttgaatagatgttgatgcgccagcctgcaccaacattgaaaacctgtgtaaatataaatgaaagttgagacaacATCCATAGTCGGAGCagagctgctacctgcatctgaaatcgggacctaaatatctttctgatatcagttcaaaacagtttgcaaagctgttttaatgtaattttttactgtgccataatatcatattgtaaGCTTGTTTTTACAATATGAATTGCTTGTTTGGGCTTCCAttaaatgcttgctgggtaagGATTTGAATTGTGTTCCACACTCAATCACCCATAGCTCTTAGTTTCATTATCTTATTCTCACCACACATTCTTTCTGTATTTAACTTAATCTATGCTGATTTATTTCTCCTATTTCTGTCCCTAGTCCCCATCATCCCAGACATCCCTATTGTGGATGCGGAGGCAGGAGACGAGTATGACAGCTATCTGATGTACAGCAGCGAGGTGCTGAAATCTCCCGCAGGCTCCAAGACGCCCAGCGTCTCTGGGGATGGTGGGTACCCAGCCAAAACCACAAGCTGATAGTGTAAACTCATTATGCTTAGTGCAACATTCTGACCCTTCTTTTGGCTctgtatatattgtatacaTGTGACTGCCaggcctctgtctgtctgatggatTCAGCTGGAGTGTGAGCCATCACTGTCAATGTGGATCTAATTATTCCAGTTCATATCTACAGTGCTCCGAGGGATTTTGCTTTGCTCTCGTGGGAAAAAGtgttttgtacagtatgtgctgcgGGTCGTCCTGTCAAAAAGAGAGCGGAAAAGACTGTTCAATGTCGGTCAGTTCTGTGCTGTGAAGGCACAGAGGCTGTAACCATCCAACAGGTCACAGTGAAAACGTGGGGGATGAGaaagcctcctctcctctcctctgtttctttttcatatttctgtttttctctctgaaatGCCTGAAGAGGCTGagattaattttcttttcacaagAGTGACAGTAAGGAAGAGTTGCATAAGCTCAGGAATTCTCTATCTTTGTCCCTTGTCTTTATCACGGCTCTGTGTTCTTCATCACTACCATCTGTCGGGCCTTTTTCCTGCAGGACAGACTGCAGCAAAATCTGCTTCCAACGCATCTCCAGATATCTGCAGTAGTTGTGGTTTACAATCACAAACCGCACAGCCCGTCCTCATTAAATCTGCCTTCACTCTCCTGCTTTCTGCACCCATTATTATGCTCTCAGTCAGTTACACTGTTCTCAGGATGACACTGCTGACTTTGTGCCTTGCTCACAAGAGGATTTTGGCTTGATATCCCTTTCTAATCCCTGTTAGAACTGAAAAATCGCCACCTCCACTAGTTCGGCATCTGACATCTAGTGTATCATAGCTTCCTTCTCAAGTCATTTCTTATCAAAGAACCTTGCACCGCGCCATTGATCCATCTTGCCTACCAACCTGTCCTCCGCCTGCTTGCTTCTCCCCCCCTTCCTACCCCGATAACAAGGCTGGAAACATGTTAAGTTGGTGGGGTCCAACCTGGATCTCCGCACGGTGTCCTGGAGAAAGGCCGTGGACGTCATCTCCCACCGCCGGCtcagcacagacacagaggcGAGCTTGGACGAGGCCCCGCACCCCGGCCGCGCCCAAACACCCCAGCCAGGTGAAGACCTACCCTCCTGTTCCGACCAGCAGATAGACAGGCATGCCAGCTGCTGTGCACGGCCGGCGAGGCGGCCGCCgtttctctctgcctccgcGATTTGATCCTGTGGGGAAGTATCATCAGCTGGCTAATGCAATGTCGGGCTTCGGTCCCTGTCCCCTTGCCCCTATCCCGTCTATCCCTGAGCCTTTGCCCTCCTCCCACCAACCCACCCAGAGAGGGGGCACACTGGCATCAACTGCCCCGCTTCCAGTTGATGATCATGGGCAGGCTTTCCCAggtgcctgtctctgtctgtcctctctccgtCCCACTCGGGAGGTAGCGATCTGGAGGCTTGTCGGGTGTGTGTAAAGGCTTATATACTATGCGGCTGTTGAAATAGTGGGTATATCTactttatatatacatacatccCCGTCTCTGCAGGGCAGGTTGAGTGATGACACCTTTTCTTGCAGCTGTgaattggttgttttttttcttgcggCTGCATTTGGTTTTAGCCTCTGAATCATTTCAGAATGCTTGATTTAGGCCTAACTGCCCGATTCTCTGATTTTCTCTGCTGACAATTCCGGCTCCCGCTGTGGTGTTTTGCAGATCACATCATGAACGGGAAGTGGGACCAGAATTTCCTTTTCCCAGGGGGTTCAGTGTCGCGCAACTTGTCCACGTCGTCCTCTCCCATGTCCACCCTGAGCTCAAACTACAGAGGGGCGGGAGGCTCCATGAACACCATGGAGACAACCACCACCTACATGTCTGGACAAGGTAAGATGGTTGCTGGGAATTGGCCTGGGGAAATCATGAATCATGAAGTCGTATCGTGAGagaagcatatcgtcccatccctaatctTCATCCTttgtccttctcttcctccccccttgTAGGGAACTCACTCTCTCGCAGACAGGACATGATGATCGGAGGCGGCGGTATGATGGAGGGCAGCATGATTGGCGGCGGAGTGCACACGAAGGAAGTTGTGATGAGGAAGCGCTCGGAGAACAGGGGTTACACAGACGAGAACATCCGGGACTCAATCGTCATGGGTGACGTGTCCAGCAAGTTCCCGGATCTCGGTAAGGCTTAGACCGTTTTCATTCGTTCcgaaagtaaatgtaaaaaggaATCGGCCGTATCTTTTCTGGCCAAAGAGAGATTTCGCTTTGGGGAGAGCTATTTGAGAGGCCGATGGCTTGGACATCTGTTAGCGGGGATGGGGCTGTTGGCTGCACAGCAGGCTTATCCACACAGACTTTGCGGACGCTATGCTGACTGTcgctcttttctcctcctctcccctcctctcaaaCTTCCTCCACTCttcattttccctcctcctccatctttggACCCCCTCCCCTACCTGCCCtacctctccttttctctgcacTACTTCTAtccatcttttcctcctcctcctcctcctccttcgccCCCTCTGCTCAATGCGCCCTCAGGTGGGTTTGGCTACAGCGGGACTGAGAGCAGCTCTCAGAGCCAGTTCAGCTACAGCCTGTCTCAGGGTCCGAGGGCCAGGACCCAGTCGTCGGACGTCAACGATGCCCTGCTCAACCTGGACAGGGTGCTGCAGGGTGAGTTGGCAgtacacaggcatacacacagcCAGGCACGGAGGCACTGGAGGGGCTTGCCGGCGTGGTGCGATAATGCTAAGCCCTTCAGTCCTctacctctctgcctctccatccatctgtctgtcttgtccTTGCTCTCGACAGAAGGAGACTGAATCTGtatttctctgtccctcttctgAGTCTAGCCAGAGATCCACCACATCTTTATACTGACCATATCCCTCAGCCTCTTCACCTCTACCCTCTctatgcccccccaccccagatACAAGGCTCTCCCCAGGCATCCCAGACACCCCCACCAGGCTGGTGTTTTCCGCCCTGGGCCCCACTGCCCTCAAGGTGAGCTGGCAGGAGCCCCACTGTGAGAGGGATATCCTGGGCTACAGCGTCCTCTACCAGCTGCTCAACGGAGGTAAATGAATCTGAATTCTACCGCGTCTTTAGATTTGATTCCATCTAATCCGTAAAGTGCCTTGGGAACTCctcctttctgtgtgtttgtttgatgtgGAACGTCCCGTGTCCTCTCCTCCAGGCGACGTGAAGCGCATCAACGTGGGCAACCCGGCAGAGAACTCGGTGATCGTCCAGGACCTGCTGCCCAACCACTCCTACCTGTTCAAGGTGAAGGCCCAGAGCCAGGAGGGCTGGGGCccggagagggagggagtcaTCACCATCGAGTCCGCCGTCGACCCCAAGAGTCCCCTCAGCCCCATGCCAGGTACTCAGGCTGATTGTCTGCACCCTTTCACACCTTTTTTGTTCTTTTAGTATAGACACAATATGTGGTTCTGTAGATTggattagattaaactttaatgatccctgtagggaaatggTGTCGATGCAGCAGCAGATAAAGcaaagataaatataaataaatagggtgCAAATAGGAATTTATCAAGTTGGGTATACTGAATATAATGCAaccgacaatttcaacactaaaaCATAGtaagaaaaatatatgaatgaagaACTCtgaaatatatatgtattttacaGCATATGTGTGGGGTATGCAAAATGACATCAGTGGAATATACAGTCAaagaaagtatgaaaaaatatgtgcGATATGAAAATATCTGAAAAATATGAAGATGTATgcagtaaaaatatatataaatgagaATGTAGATATGTAGATATATGCAATTTATAACAAATGGGAACATACAGTTtatcactttggataaaagcagcCACCAAATAGCATCGGCCAGTTCACCATATTCTTTTTTGATATCTACATACAATGACCCTActtcctttccatctctcccatcCCACCCCTGTATTCTCCctactttccctcttttcttctttcacaCAGGCTCTCCGTTCACTCTGAGCACCCCCAGCGCTCCGGGCCCGCTGGTCTTCACCGCCCTGAGCCCCGACGCCCTGCAGCTCAGCTGGGAGAAACCCCGCAAACCCA
Protein-coding regions in this window:
- the itgb4 gene encoding integrin beta-4 isoform X2; translated protein: MGRWTLHLSVGLGLLAVLLTSCYADNANHCLAARAGTCSVCLQSGKGCAYCPDETFTGPRCDLYENILAHGCSAGAVITSESTLNIERAKQINVNLQQSQMAPQQMSMSFLPGEEKVVDMEVFAPTKGPLDLYILMDFSNSMEDDLDNLKRMGKELALLVEKLSDDYTIGFGKFVDKVIEPQTDMRPEKLAQPWPNSDPPFSFQNVIRLTNNLDFFTSELQKERISGNLDAPEGGFDAILQAGVCGDKIGWRNHSTHLLVFSTESAFHYEADGANVLSGILPRNDERCHLDAKGKYTEDTRQDYPSVPTLVRLLGKHNIIPIFAITNHSYTFYEKLHQYFPIAEVGLLQEDSSNILHVMEKAFENIRSKMSMRAEDRPKAINAQFLSSSGQVAEYGAFKIKPGEIGKFKVLLKAQRMVNEEPVCQMQRDDKEGTMRVKPSTFSTALNIKAEVLCPVCTCEQTPTPKASRCNGNGDLVCGKCQCYEGWLSTFCNCSASVSSRDSGLCLGTGMKEPCSGRGDCQCGACVCYDPEQYEGPYCQYDRTQCQRYGGFLCNDRGSCLMGQCSCAEGWEGLACECPKSNQTCLDSKGGICNGRGQCMCGRCECQDSGMGLTATCEANFQAQIGICEAKRSCVQCQAWKTGERKEKEKCDECTFKIVEVDELKESDKVIDSCSFRDEDDDCTYYYTVDYPEDPTAKELEVQVLKKKDCPPGGFLWLIPLIMFLMLLLGLLLLCCWKYCACCKACLALLPCCGRGRMVGFKEDEYLLRQSLLTSDHLDTPMVRTGPPKGTDVVRWKVTDNVHRGPNHPQAQIQPNPKETIQFPVSLRLNRQFSENLTRPESRDTEILRKEVSDNLNEVYKQIPGAQKVQKTAFRMQRNAGKRQDHTIVDTVLSAPRSSYPDIVKLTEKNVQSGNFQDLKVVPGYYTVATDREAAGAVEFQEGVESVDVHVPLFVKDEDDDKKQLQVEAVDVPLGIAEIGKRFVNITIIKEHATSVFSFLQPAYTYSRQDGVANIPIGREIIEDGRTQVTYRTRDLTAKDKKDYVTVEGDLTYGPGETQKTVPVRLLELGEKDGLLEDKQVKQFVMDLSNPRQGATLGRYPRTTVTITDQPEPSVMMFKKATQNFTTSDPTYTIPVVRTRNKDVPATVKWRTKKAQRFELSGPLKFAPGESEKNIVIDPRTHPGPVQPETFQLELFDPSSNAAVGERKTTLVNVTDGGPKSPETAQMQQMGMGFINQKATSPGGHLFSPANPKATATGPRNIRLNWDPPSGNPMGYKVKYWIYGDPEKDAQVVDVKTPQAELTNLYPYCDYEMRVCAYNAVGDGYDSDIIPCQTLEDVPGEPGRLAFNVISPTVTQISWAEPAETNGSITAYEVIYTPIDDDMKPVGAAKKVKIDNPKKRMLLIENLQSAQTYQYKVRAKNSVGWGPFRDATINLASQPARPLSIPIIPDIPIVDAEAGDEYDSYLMYSSEVLKSPAGSKTPSVSGDDHIMNGKWDQNFLFPGGSVSRNLSTSSSPMSTLSSNYRGAGGSMNTMETTTTYMSGQGNSLSRRQDMMIGGGGMMEGSMIGGGVHTKEVVMRKRSENRGYTDENIRDSIVMGDVSSKFPDLDTRLSPGIPDTPTRLVFSALGPTALKVSWQEPHCERDILGYSVLYQLLNGGDVKRINVGNPAENSVIVQDLLPNHSYLFKVKAQSQEGWGPEREGVITIESAVDPKSPLSPMPGSPFTLSTPSAPGPLVFTALSPDALQLSWEKPRKPNGDILGYVVTCEQLHGGGDVRSFQVNGDSAETSLTVPNLTENVPYKFKVQARTTQGFGPEREGIITIESQDGSALSQYSNQSMTRRDVFHMPTEVSTRTNVSHTMFDDPYFSDGMMMTTQHTETSGMVTRQVTKEVVQRSVVGGTTVTKKMERFYES
- the itgb4 gene encoding integrin beta-4 isoform X1, which encodes MGRWTLHLSVGLGLLAVLLTSCYADNANHCLAARAGTCSVCLQSGKGCAYCPDETFTGPRCDLYENILAHGCSAGAVITSESTLNIERAKQINVNLQQSQMAPQQMSMSFLPGEEKVVDMEVFAPTKGPLDLYILMDFSNSMEDDLDNLKRMGKELALLVEKLSDDYTIGFGKFVDKVIEPQTDMRPEKLAQPWPNSDPPFSFQNVIRLTNNLDFFTSELQKERISGNLDAPEGGFDAILQAGVCGDKIGWRNHSTHLLVFSTESAFHYEADGANVLSGILPRNDERCHLDAKGKYTEDTRQDYPSVPTLVRLLGKHNIIPIFAITNHSYTFYEKLHQYFPIAEVGLLQEDSSNILHVMEKAFENIRSKMSMRAEDRPKAINAQFLSSSGQVAEYGAFKIKPGEIGKFKVLLKAQRMVNEEPVCQMQRDDKEGTMRVKPSTFSTALNIKAEVLCPVCTCEQTPTPKASRCNGNGDLVCGKCQCYEGWLSTFCNCSASVSSRDSGLCLGTGMKEPCSGRGDCQCGACVCYDPEQYEGPYCQYDRTQCQRYGGFLCNDRGSCLMGQCSCAEGWEGLACECPKSNQTCLDSKGGICNGRGQCMCGRCECQDSGMGLTATCEANFQAQIGICEAKRSCVQCQAWKTGERKEKEKCDECTFKIVEVDELKESDKVIDSCSFRDEDDDCTYYYTVDYPEDPTAKELEVQVLKKKDCPPGGFLWLIPLIMFLMLLLGLLLLCCWKYCACCKACLALLPCCGRGRMVGFKEDEYLLRQSLLTSDHLDTPMVRTGPPKGTDVVRWKVTDNVHRGPNHPQAQIQPNPKETIQFPVSLRLNRQFSENLTRPESRDTEILRKEVSDNLNEVYKQIPGAQKVQKTAFRMQRNAGKRQDHTIVDTVLSAPRSSYPDIVKLTEKNVQSGNFQDLKVVPGYYTVATDREAAGAVEFQEGVESVDVHVPLFVKDEDDDKKQLQVEAVDVPLGIAEIGKRFVNITIIKEHATSVFSFLQPAYTYSRQDGVANIPIGREIIEDGRTQVTYRTRDLTAKDKKDYVTVEGDLTYGPGETQKTVPVRLLELGEKDGLLEDKQVKQFVMDLSNPRQGATLGRYPRTTVTITDQPEPSVMMFKKATQNFTTSDPTYTIPVVRTRNKDVPATVKWRTKKAQRFELSGPLKFAPGESEKNIVIDPRTHPGPVQPETFQLELFDPSSNAAVGERKTTLVNVTDGGPKSPETAQMQQMGMGFINQKATSPGGHLFSPANPKATATGPRNIRLNWDPPSGNPMGYKVKYWIYGDPEKDAQVVDVKTPQAELTNLYPYCDYEMRVCAYNAVGDGYDSDIIPCQTLEDVPGEPGRLAFNVISPTVTQISWAEPAETNGSITAYEVIYTPIDDDMKPVGAAKKVKIDNPKKRMLLIENLQSAQTYQYKVRAKNSVGWGPFRDATINLASQPARPLSIPIIPDIPIVDAEAGDEYDSYLMYSSEVLKSPAGSKTPSVSGDDHIMNGKWDQNFLFPGGSVSRNLSTSSSPMSTLSSNYRGAGGSMNTMETTTTYMSGQGNSLSRRQDMMIGGGGMMEGSMIGGGVHTKEVVMRKRSENRGYTDENIRDSIVMGDVSSKFPDLGGFGYSGTESSSQSQFSYSLSQGPRARTQSSDVNDALLNLDRVLQDTRLSPGIPDTPTRLVFSALGPTALKVSWQEPHCERDILGYSVLYQLLNGGDVKRINVGNPAENSVIVQDLLPNHSYLFKVKAQSQEGWGPEREGVITIESAVDPKSPLSPMPGSPFTLSTPSAPGPLVFTALSPDALQLSWEKPRKPNGDILGYVVTCEQLHGGGDVRSFQVNGDSAETSLTVPNLTENVPYKFKVQARTTQGFGPEREGIITIESQDGSALSQYSNQSMTRRDVFHMPTEVSTRTNVSHTMFDDPYFSDGMMMTTQHTETSGMVTRQVTKEVVQRSVVGGTTVTKKMERFYES